The Amycolatopsis japonica nucleotide sequence GTTCTACCGGTATCTGCGCACGTGGCGGGACAACCGCGACGCCTACCTCGCCAGGGACGTCCCGATCGCGACCCCGTGGGGCCGCGAGCTGACGGCGGCGGAGTACCGCGAATGGCGGCGGCTCACCGGCTCGTTCGACGAGGAGCCGCCCGCGCCGCAGCCGCTGCGGCCGAGCCGGTTCCACTCGCTGCGGGTCGCCGAGGTCCGGCCGCTGTGCGAGGGCGCCGTCACCGTGACGTTCGAGGTGCCGGAACGGCTGCGCGAGACCTTCCTGTTCACCCCCGGCCAGCACCTCGTCATCCGCGCGGAGGTCGACGGGGAAGAGGTGCGGCGCGCCTACTCGATCTGCTCGACGCCGGACTCCGGTGAGCTGCGGATCGCGATCAAGCACCAGCTCGGCGGCGCGTTCTCGACGTTCGCCACCACGGAACTCGCGGCGGGCGACGTCCTGGACGTCCTGCCGCCGGACGGCGAGTTCACGCTGACCCCGGAGCGCGGTCGCGCCGGTCGTTACGTCGCGCTCGCCGCGGGCAGCGGGATCACACCGATCCTGTCGATCCTGACCGCGACCCTGCGGAACGAGCCGAACAGCAAGGCGACCTTGCTGTACATCAACACCTCCGGCGCCAGCACGATGTTCGCCGACGAGCTCGGCGCGCTCGCCACCCGGCTGGGCGGACGGCTGCACGTCGTGCACTACCGCACCGACGAACGCGACCCGGACCTGCGCACGCAACGGGTCGAGAAGCCGTTCGACATCGTCGGCGAGGCGCTGGCCATCTCGCACGAGCGCTACCAGCGCGGCCGTCTCGACGGCACCCGCCTCCGCGCGCTGCTGCAGGCACGGCTGCACCCGGCGAAGGTGGACGACTGGTTCCTGTGCGGCCCGCGCGACCTCGTCGACATGGCCCGCCGGACGCTCGCCGAGCGGGACGTCCCGGAGGAGAACGTCCACTTCGAACTGTTCCAGGGCGCGCTCCCGGTCCGCCCCTCGCGGCGCCCCGGCCCGACGCTGACGGTCACCGCGGGCGGGAAGACCGTCGAAATCCCCGCGACCGTGGGCGAAACCGTGCTCAGCGCCGCGCTCCGGCACGGCGTCGACGCGCCGTACGCGTGCGTCGGCGGCGCGTGCGGCACGTGCCGGGCGACCGTGGTGCGGGGCAGCGCGCGGATGGACGTCCATTACGCGCTCGGGGACGACGAGGTCGCCGCGGGCCGGATCCTGACCTGCCGGGCGGTGGCGACGTCGCCCGAACTCGCCGTCGACTACGACCGCTGACCCCGGCCCGGCCACAACGGTCGATGGGGTCGTGAGTGGCGACTCGTGTTCTGGTGAACCTGTATTTGATCACCCACTCGGCTTGACGCCGTCCTGCTGCCGTGGCGGAGCCGATGTCGGCGAGTGGGGAGGATCGGGGACGTCCAGTGTCCGGAATCTTCCCCGCTCGGCATGACCTTGATCAACGGAGGATTCGGGACATTCAACGTCCCCGATCTTCCGTTGATCAAGCTCCTCGACCCGAGCAACCCCTCGACGATGCAGGAATTAGGACACTCGGACGCGACCCGGTCCTGCCGCGAGGCGTCCGGCTGGACACGCGTGTCGTCCATCGCATCACGCGTGTCGTCCGTCTGATCACCCGTGTCGTCCGATAACGCGAGTGCGGCATCGCGGCACACAGCGGGCTCACAGGTGGGACACAACGCGCGCATACGACGGCGGCGCACGCTCGGGTCATGGCATCCGGACCGACCGCCGGCCCGCGCCGGTGGACCCGGCCCGGGCGGCTTTCCCTGCGCGCCAAGCTGACCGGCTCGATGGTGCTGCTGCTCACGTTCGTCTGCCTGGTGATCGGCGTCGCCAGCGAGATCGCGCTGCGGTCGTTCCTCACCCGCCAGATCGACGACCAGCTCTCGGCCGCGTCGTCCCGCGCCCACGACTTCGCGAACCGGCCGCCGGAGGACGGGCTCGGTCCCAATCCGCTCAACGCGCCGGGCCAGGCCTCCGGGACGCTCAGCGTGCGGGTCTCCGGAGACCGCGTGCTCTACGCCGGAGTCCTTACCGTGCAAGGGCTTCCGCAAGGATTGTCGGCCGAGCAGGAGGCCGGGCTGTTCTCGATCCCGGCGGACCGGCCGCCGATGACGCTGACGATCGGCGGGCTGGGCGACTATCGCGTGCAGGCCGCCTCGATCCCCGGTGGCGTGGTCGTCACCGGGCTCCCGCTCGGGCCGATGCAGGACACGCTGGCCACCGTCGGGTGGATCCTGTTCGGGGTCGCGGCGGCGGGCGTCACCGGCGCCGGATTCCTCGGCGCGTTCGCCGTCCGGCGCACGTTGCGGCCGCTCGACCGGGTCGCGGCGACCGCGGGCCGGGTGTCGGCGATGCGGCTCGACCGCGGGCAGGTCGCGCTTTCCGTGCGGGTGCCCGAGATCGACACCGATCCGCGGACCGAGGTCGGCCAGGTCGGTTCGGCGCTGAACCTCATGCTCGGGCATATCGCGCGGGCGCTGGAAGCCCGGCAGGCCAGCGAGACCCGGGTCCGCCGGTTCGTCGCCGACGC carries:
- a CDS encoding sensor histidine kinase, producing MASGPTAGPRRWTRPGRLSLRAKLTGSMVLLLTFVCLVIGVASEIALRSFLTRQIDDQLSAASSRAHDFANRPPEDGLGPNPLNAPGQASGTLSVRVSGDRVLYAGVLTVQGLPQGLSAEQEAGLFSIPADRPPMTLTIGGLGDYRVQAASIPGGVVVTGLPLGPMQDTLATVGWILFGVAAAGVTGAGFLGAFAVRRTLRPLDRVAATAGRVSAMRLDRGQVALSVRVPEIDTDPRTEVGQVGSALNLMLGHIARALEARQASETRVRRFVADASHELRTPLAAIRGYAELAGRGSALAPPEVARSMSRIQSEAARMTTLVEDLLLLARLDAGRPLEAGEVDLTRLAADAVGDAHVAGPDHRWELRLPPVPVLVRGDVQRLHQVLANLLSNARTHTPPGTTVITALTRSHGGAAVLTVTDDGPGIAPELLPSVFERFARGDSSRSRAAGSTGLGMAIASAIVVAHHGTIEVHSRPGRTEFAVHLPVIGSSQRVHSFGTTTPQVGPRR
- a CDS encoding fatty acid desaturase, with protein sequence MPNPRLPLPLVSVPTVLLFTGGAMVWTGATWLVVNEAAPLWVTIPLHALVTFTMFTVLHESTHHAAGRLTWVNELLGRLAMPFVAAYGSFPLVRYIHLEHHRNTNEDAHTDPDAWTAHGPWWQLPLRWLTIDFWYARFYVARQRTRPPSERIETAAVVALSLAAFAWLTVSGHGWELLMVYLIPQRVGLAVLAWWFDWLPHHDLGAQRQNRFGATRVRVGLEWLMTPIMLCQNYHLVHHLHPAIPFYRYLRTWRDNRDAYLARDVPIATPWGRELTAAEYREWRRLTGSFDEEPPAPQPLRPSRFHSLRVAEVRPLCEGAVTVTFEVPERLRETFLFTPGQHLVIRAEVDGEEVRRAYSICSTPDSGELRIAIKHQLGGAFSTFATTELAAGDVLDVLPPDGEFTLTPERGRAGRYVALAAGSGITPILSILTATLRNEPNSKATLLYINTSGASTMFADELGALATRLGGRLHVVHYRTDERDPDLRTQRVEKPFDIVGEALAISHERYQRGRLDGTRLRALLQARLHPAKVDDWFLCGPRDLVDMARRTLAERDVPEENVHFELFQGALPVRPSRRPGPTLTVTAGGKTVEIPATVGETVLSAALRHGVDAPYACVGGACGTCRATVVRGSARMDVHYALGDDEVAAGRILTCRAVATSPELAVDYDR